The Methanoculleus taiwanensis nucleotide sequence GCCGCGATGGATACTCGCCGATACGAGTGTCAGCCACCCGAGGTCTGCCGCCCAGTGGCCGATAACGAACGCCCCCGCTACCACGATCCCTCCTTCGTAGGCGGCGAGCAGGAGTGCGCTCCCGACGGTGAGCCACCAGATCCAGAAGTACGGGTTCGAGAGACTGGTCACCACCCCGGCAACGACGGGATGGGTGACGGCCTCTGTCCCGGCGGTGGCAATGCCCGTCGTGTGCCTGCTCTCCCGCACCGTCAAAAGGCCGAAGGCGACGAGCGCCGCCCCGCCGACCCCGGCGATGATCCCGGTATACGACCCGAT carries:
- a CDS encoding LysE family transporter; this encodes MYTIPDALILGFLIGLTGALAPGPTLIATINASLRTGWSAGPRVTAGHVAVEVMMVFFVVAGVGAVIGSYTGIIAGVGGAALVAFGLLTVRESRHTTGIATAGTEAVTHPVVAGVVTSLSNPYFWIWWLTVGSALLLAAYEGGIVVAGAFVIGHWAADLGWLTLVSASIHRGRFILGEQAYRWILGACGAGLIGFGLYYLVAVFA